The following coding sequences lie in one Borreliella spielmanii genomic window:
- a CDS encoding tetratricopeptide repeat protein yields the protein MKIYLLLNKNFTIFVLFLILIFNSKLAYSQRLIRIGKEEMKNKNYIQAIETLSDAIKKYPKVQLGYYFLSIAYRENNQLTEAEGALLDGIAIGGEIDYILYYELGNIMFNRGEGYYPLAIKYYSNSIKSKPNYDSALLNRANAYVQQGKITSKEKEYQKAWDSYTMAIHDYSQFITLRSKTEKKDSILLIISYLRNEKINLEKLDKSLKGRTEHIVYAKEDKNQILKDGFNDNLETNSLIELEKLNWQEELYIDE from the coding sequence ATGAAAATTTATTTATTATTAAATAAAAATTTTACAATTTTTGTTTTATTTTTAATTTTAATATTTAATTCAAAATTAGCATATTCTCAAAGGCTAATTAGAATTGGTAAAGAAGAAATGAAAAACAAAAATTACATTCAAGCAATAGAAACACTAAGCGATGCTATTAAAAAATATCCAAAAGTACAACTTGGCTATTACTTTTTATCAATAGCATACAGAGAAAATAACCAACTAACAGAAGCTGAAGGGGCCTTGCTCGATGGAATTGCAATAGGAGGCGAAATAGATTATATACTATATTATGAATTAGGAAACATAATGTTTAACAGAGGAGAAGGTTACTATCCTCTAGCAATAAAATATTATTCCAACTCTATTAAAAGCAAACCCAATTATGACAGCGCTCTACTAAACAGAGCTAATGCCTATGTTCAACAGGGCAAAATAACATCTAAAGAAAAAGAATACCAAAAAGCTTGGGATTCATATACTATGGCTATCCATGACTACTCACAATTTATTACCCTTAGATCAAAAACAGAAAAAAAAGACAGTATTTTGCTTATAATAAGCTATTTAAGAAATGAAAAAATTAATCTTGAAAAACTTGACAAAAGTTTAAAGGGAAGAACCGAACATATTGTATACGCAAAAGAAGATAAAAACCAAATACTTAAAGATGGTTTTAACGACAATCTAGAAACAAATTCTTTAATTGAGCTGGAAAAACTTAATTGGCAAGAGGAGTTATACATAGATGAATAA
- a CDS encoding BB_0208 family protein, which produces MKTIKKDPEFYNSLATLKKYIIKYIEEKVLKYSISSQLYKLKKPEIIELIKISNDYAKEKNVLNTSLEEYYYKKTQNEIIKKWILEIVKSKNLTQISKESNFNTKKLGITYKLKSNNFLKLIEIQNNPYYSQEKKDIYKQIILNFSSNINIDNLEQTIDILVAVRNKNKIEILNIINKNLKNQSENQKVFKSSLINKESRLIKLKKMLILTYWPVGCLSKNIFIKILIKYYKYLEEEILALKYNEILNYLRAIKTLSLNEIFYKGSSKNINFNYFFSDFTQYIPKDFQDTLKCYLYVIEKTIIKKYLTWFFRDKISNNWKSFINALEYIEKHKLINIKEKIKEIINAKFQTEDFFTSFDKINFNPYESSSLFKDKYIKNAFMQSIINYVEKNSQNIETYGWISFYIYADNKDKKIYCQHMKEFFKTKTFEIQNQIFVYFLSFYPNIENKHFKFISDILLYLDENKITIPKKIIKMQKINPNQLDYQKSYLLIKSLKTRSRILKIILKNIRFNLIEKLENENEKKLLPALYYLIYCENLIELKNNKKIKSNEKSGLLEFISFFKAKLKQKINFKKELMKAKDI; this is translated from the coding sequence ATGAAAACGATTAAAAAAGATCCAGAATTTTATAATTCCCTTGCTACATTAAAAAAATACATAATCAAATATATAGAAGAAAAAGTTTTAAAATATAGCATTTCTTCCCAACTTTACAAATTAAAAAAACCTGAAATAATTGAACTTATAAAAATTAGCAATGATTATGCAAAGGAAAAAAATGTATTAAATACTTCGCTTGAAGAATACTACTACAAAAAAACTCAAAATGAAATAATTAAAAAATGGATATTAGAAATAGTAAAAAGTAAAAACTTAACTCAAATAAGCAAAGAATCCAACTTTAACACTAAAAAACTAGGAATAACATATAAACTAAAATCTAATAATTTTTTAAAACTAATTGAAATACAAAATAATCCTTATTATTCTCAAGAAAAAAAAGACATTTACAAGCAAATTATATTAAATTTTTCTAGCAATATTAACATTGACAACTTGGAACAAACAATAGATATTCTAGTAGCTGTAAGAAATAAAAATAAAATTGAAATATTAAATATCATAAATAAAAATTTAAAAAATCAATCAGAAAATCAAAAAGTTTTTAAATCAAGCTTAATTAATAAAGAAAGCAGACTAATAAAACTAAAAAAAATGCTAATACTTACATATTGGCCAGTTGGATGTTTAAGTAAAAACATTTTTATAAAAATTTTAATAAAATATTACAAATACTTAGAAGAAGAAATTCTAGCGCTAAAATACAATGAAATTTTAAACTACTTACGTGCAATAAAAACTTTAAGTCTTAACGAAATTTTTTATAAAGGTTCGAGTAAAAATATTAACTTTAATTATTTTTTCAGTGATTTTACACAATACATTCCAAAGGATTTCCAAGACACATTAAAGTGTTATTTATATGTAATTGAGAAAACAATAATAAAAAAATATTTAACTTGGTTTTTCAGGGACAAAATATCGAATAATTGGAAATCTTTCATAAATGCACTTGAATACATTGAAAAACACAAATTAATCAATATAAAAGAAAAAATTAAAGAAATTATAAACGCAAAATTTCAAACAGAAGATTTTTTTACATCTTTTGACAAAATAAATTTCAACCCTTACGAAAGCTCAAGCTTATTTAAAGACAAGTACATTAAAAATGCATTCATGCAAAGTATTATAAACTACGTCGAAAAAAATTCTCAGAATATAGAAACTTATGGATGGATTTCATTCTATATTTATGCTGATAATAAGGATAAAAAAATTTATTGCCAACACATGAAAGAATTTTTTAAAACTAAAACTTTTGAAATACAAAATCAAATATTTGTATATTTTTTATCCTTTTACCCTAATATTGAAAATAAGCATTTCAAGTTTATATCAGATATACTGCTTTACCTTGACGAGAATAAAATTACAATACCTAAAAAAATAATAAAAATGCAAAAAATAAATCCCAACCAACTAGATTATCAAAAATCATATCTTTTAATAAAATCACTAAAAACAAGATCAAGAATTTTAAAAATTATTCTCAAAAATATAAGATTTAATCTTATTGAAAAACTAGAAAATGAAAATGAGAAAAAATTATTGCCTGCATTATACTATTTAATATATTGTGAGAATTTGATAGAATTAAAAAACAATAAAAAGATAAAATCTAATGAAAAAAGTGGTTTATTAGAATTTATTTCTTTTTTCAAAGCAAAATTGAAGCAAAAAATAAATTTTAAAAAAGAACTTATGAAAGCTAAAGACATTTAA
- a CDS encoding UTP--glucose-1-phosphate uridylyltransferase: MKGIILAAGYGTRFLPITKTIPKEMLPILNKPAIDYIIQEFIDSGIKDILLISSRRKKALEDYFDREIELENIFLKENKENELEKIKNKKINISFIRQKEMLGTGNALLYAKPWINREPVIVAYPDDLHIGNPPLSLQLIKLHEKTGKNIISIIENPENINRYGVIDLYKDKIHVKNIIEKPKIGSEPSNKASIGRFLYNYEFFEHLEEGFKLHKKGEYYHIYALKKLMDQKKVLYKNIKGKRIDIGTIEGYLEAIINFAKKDKNLMKVIKKRINEND; encoded by the coding sequence ATGAAAGGCATTATTCTGGCAGCTGGGTATGGAACAAGATTTTTACCAATAACAAAAACAATTCCAAAAGAAATGTTGCCAATTTTAAACAAACCAGCCATAGATTATATTATCCAAGAATTTATCGATTCAGGAATAAAAGACATTTTATTAATAAGCTCAAGGCGAAAAAAAGCTCTTGAAGATTATTTCGACAGAGAAATTGAACTTGAAAATATTTTCTTAAAAGAAAATAAAGAAAATGAATTAGAAAAGATTAAAAACAAAAAAATTAACATAAGCTTCATAAGACAAAAAGAAATGCTGGGCACAGGAAATGCGCTACTTTATGCAAAACCCTGGATAAACAGAGAACCTGTAATTGTGGCTTACCCTGACGATCTTCACATTGGAAACCCACCATTAAGCTTACAATTGATCAAACTTCATGAAAAAACTGGAAAAAACATAATATCTATTATTGAAAATCCAGAAAATATAAACAGATATGGGGTAATAGATCTCTACAAAGACAAAATCCATGTAAAAAACATTATTGAAAAACCAAAAATCGGAAGTGAACCTAGCAATAAAGCATCTATTGGAAGATTTTTATACAACTATGAGTTTTTTGAACATTTAGAAGAAGGATTTAAACTGCATAAAAAAGGTGAGTATTATCACATTTATGCTTTGAAAAAACTAATGGATCAAAAAAAAGTATTATATAAGAATATTAAGGGAAAAAGAATTGACATAGGAACTATTGAAGGCTATTTAGAGGCAATAATAAATTTTGCAAAAAAAGATAAAAATTTAATGAAAGTTATAAAAAAAAGAATAAATGAAAACGATTAA
- the rsmD gene encoding 16S rRNA (guanine(966)-N(2))-methyltransferase RsmD: MFFKIVLKSLLMYVSSGKYKGKKILFPKTGVIRPVMSIVREAFFSIIFKDIINSKFLDVFAGTGIMSVEALSRGASLAHLVECNRKTKSTLVKNFSFVEEFYKFFFQRAEDFLVKKDLFYDFIYLDPPFNYKNKINLLEIILKGKILNDKVSIIMHCPFSENLDINTSKFSVYNLKRYGGSKLIFLRIL; encoded by the coding sequence ATGTTTTTTAAAATTGTTTTAAAATCTTTACTTATGTATGTAAGTTCGGGTAAATATAAAGGTAAAAAAATTTTATTTCCCAAGACCGGTGTTATTCGTCCTGTGATGTCTATTGTTAGAGAAGCCTTTTTTTCTATTATTTTCAAGGATATTATTAACTCAAAATTTTTAGATGTTTTTGCAGGAACCGGCATAATGTCTGTTGAGGCTCTTAGTAGGGGAGCAAGTCTTGCCCATCTTGTTGAATGTAATAGAAAAACTAAAAGTACATTAGTGAAAAATTTTAGCTTTGTTGAGGAATTTTATAAGTTTTTTTTTCAAAGAGCAGAGGATTTTTTGGTCAAAAAAGATCTTTTTTATGATTTTATTTATCTTGATCCTCCTTTTAATTATAAAAATAAGATTAATCTACTCGAGATTATTTTAAAAGGTAAAATTTTAAATGATAAAGTTAGCATTATTATGCATTGTCCTTTTAGTGAAAATTTGGATATAAATACATCAAAATTTTCAGTTTATAATTTAAAAAGGTATGGGGGATCAAAACTTATTTTTTTAAGAATATTATAG
- a CDS encoding HD domain-containing phosphohydrolase yields MILKEIKQIKDLNEQDVIFARIGNLSKLGTRVNEKIIKILAKGNTPYIPVLKKEENVSYEDLIKKINEEILNDDLNYLREKLIDNLKDVYKPFREDDLIFFTKGKKPIMKINTLMEVEPNQIYWKEILEGSFKILPRHKIISLQKILLEIYHYFDVQKLRTKENLKDKKTLKKLYLYSARRDYEFFKGKIKTEGDSILLHSVDTTIYFLITIANLNKVRSLQNAPRSTMKFVLDKTEYTEFTEFFYPEDMILQAALGSLLHSIGLMHTTILENIGNKISLKDKNLKEHHKLKIEHLEKSINIAKNLFRIREDISAITKMIINGQKEYLDATGYPQLKINKFIHELVRIFCIIDTYDELVNPIIIKESANPLEAVKFLTENSGEYFWSRKEPSEQTKNKKFDIKMLENFLTILAPFDYGQIVSVNKKNNNENLFQAAVIEYKMSIMPNLSIINKKNQTYKIEEIIMDLENREILIKDANGNYKKNPLKIADDFAIQNNIPELNKNEIQLVLFNHEKN; encoded by the coding sequence GTGATACTTAAAGAAATAAAGCAAATAAAGGATCTAAATGAACAAGACGTAATTTTTGCAAGAATAGGAAATTTATCAAAACTTGGAACAAGAGTAAATGAAAAAATTATCAAAATACTTGCTAAAGGTAATACTCCGTACATTCCTGTACTTAAAAAAGAAGAAAATGTCTCATATGAGGACCTGATAAAAAAAATAAATGAAGAAATTTTAAATGATGATCTTAATTATTTAAGAGAAAAGTTAATAGATAATCTAAAAGATGTATATAAACCCTTTAGAGAAGACGACCTAATATTTTTTACCAAAGGGAAAAAACCGATCATGAAAATAAATACATTAATGGAGGTCGAGCCCAATCAAATTTATTGGAAAGAAATATTAGAAGGGAGCTTTAAAATACTTCCAAGACATAAAATAATATCTTTGCAAAAAATTTTATTAGAAATATATCATTATTTTGATGTTCAAAAGCTTAGAACAAAAGAAAACCTTAAAGATAAAAAAACTTTAAAAAAATTATATTTATATTCTGCTAGAAGAGATTATGAATTTTTTAAAGGTAAAATTAAAACAGAAGGCGATTCAATACTGCTACATTCAGTCGACACAACAATTTATTTTCTAATTACAATTGCGAATTTAAATAAAGTAAGATCTTTGCAAAATGCCCCGCGCTCAACTATGAAATTTGTTCTTGATAAAACTGAATATACCGAATTTACAGAATTTTTTTACCCAGAAGACATGATACTACAAGCCGCACTTGGATCATTGTTACACTCAATAGGATTAATGCATACAACAATATTAGAAAATATAGGAAACAAAATAAGCCTTAAAGACAAAAATTTAAAAGAACATCACAAATTAAAAATAGAACACTTGGAAAAAAGTATTAACATTGCTAAGAATTTATTTAGAATAAGAGAGGATATTTCAGCTATTACAAAAATGATAATCAATGGGCAAAAAGAATACCTTGATGCTACTGGGTATCCACAACTGAAAATCAACAAATTTATTCATGAGCTTGTTAGGATTTTTTGCATAATAGATACCTACGATGAATTAGTAAATCCAATAATAATAAAAGAAAGCGCTAACCCTTTAGAGGCTGTCAAATTCCTAACAGAAAATAGTGGAGAATACTTCTGGAGCAGGAAAGAACCAAGTGAGCAAACAAAAAATAAAAAATTTGACATTAAGATGCTAGAAAATTTTTTAACAATACTTGCACCTTTTGATTACGGACAAATAGTAAGTGTAAACAAAAAAAATAATAATGAAAATCTTTTTCAAGCTGCTGTTATTGAATACAAAATGAGCATTATGCCAAATCTATCCATAATAAACAAAAAAAACCAGACTTATAAAATAGAAGAAATAATAATGGATCTTGAAAACAGAGAAATTTTAATAAAAGATGCTAATGGCAATTACAAAAAAAATCCATTAAAAATTGCGGATGACTTTGCGATACAAAACAACATTCCAGAATTAAATAAAAATGAAATTCAACTCGTCCTCTTTAACCATGAAAAAAATTAA
- the hflC gene encoding protease modulator HflC → MKFIINLLFSTIKIITFTIIVCLTILSIFQPIYILKENEISITTRLGKIQRTESLAGLKYKIPLIENVQIFPKIILRWDGEPQRIPTGGEEKQLIWIDTTARWKIADINKFYTTIKTMNRAYVRIDAAIEPAVRGVIAKYPLLEIIRSSNDPIQRLSNGILTPQETKINGIYKITKGRKIIEKEIIHIANNNTKDIGIEIVDVLIRKVTYDPSLIESVNNRMISERQQIAEEQRSIGLAEKTEILGSIEKEKLSLLSEAKATAAKIKAEGDLEAARIYSNTYGKNIEFYKFWQALESYKAVLKDKRKIFSTDMDFFKYLHKIN, encoded by the coding sequence ATGAAATTCATAATAAACCTTTTATTCTCTACTATAAAAATTATAACCTTTACAATAATAGTTTGCTTAACTATTTTGTCCATTTTTCAACCAATTTATATTTTAAAAGAAAATGAAATTTCAATAACCACTCGACTTGGAAAAATCCAAAGAACTGAAAGTTTAGCTGGTCTTAAATATAAGATTCCATTAATTGAAAATGTACAAATATTTCCCAAAATCATTCTTAGATGGGATGGAGAACCCCAAAGAATCCCAACGGGGGGAGAAGAAAAGCAATTAATATGGATTGATACAACAGCTAGATGGAAAATTGCAGACATAAATAAATTCTATACAACAATAAAAACAATGAATAGAGCTTACGTTAGAATTGACGCAGCAATTGAGCCAGCTGTTAGAGGAGTTATTGCAAAATATCCTTTGCTCGAAATTATAAGAAGCTCAAACGATCCAATTCAACGTTTGTCTAATGGAATACTCACCCCACAAGAAACAAAAATCAATGGTATTTATAAAATAACAAAAGGGCGAAAGATAATCGAAAAAGAAATAATTCATATAGCAAACAACAATACTAAAGATATTGGGATTGAAATTGTAGACGTACTAATAAGAAAAGTTACTTATGATCCAAGCCTTATTGAATCCGTAAACAACAGAATGATTTCAGAAAGACAACAAATCGCAGAAGAACAAAGAAGTATAGGGTTAGCTGAAAAAACAGAAATTCTTGGAAGCATAGAAAAAGAAAAATTAAGCCTATTAAGCGAAGCAAAAGCCACTGCTGCAAAAATAAAAGCTGAAGGGGATCTAGAAGCCGCAAGAATTTATTCAAATACATATGGTAAAAATATTGAATTTTACAAATTTTGGCAGGCATTAGAAAGCTATAAAGCGGTATTAAAAGATAAAAGAAAAATTTTCTCAACAGATATGGATTTCTTTAAATATCTTCACAAAATAAATTGA
- the hflK gene encoding FtsH protease activity modulator HflK: MFKIKQIFNKIYEYLIIIITLILILIIIIANIFIVGPSEEAIVLRLGKLNRTLDSGIHVKIPLIEEKFIVPVKIVQEIKFGFIISPNDIRESDSARDESMIITGDLNIINIEWLVQYKIRDPYSFKFKVEDPETTIKDIAKSSMNRLIGDNTIFEIINDNRVGVTEGVKSSMNEIINNYNLGIDVVQVQIRNALPPKGKVYEAFEDVNIAIQDKNKYINEGKKEFNQIVPKIKGEALKVIEEARGYKESRINNALADTEIFNAILNAYLKNPEITKERLYNETMKEILENKDNIELIDKNLKNFLPFKEVK, translated from the coding sequence ATGTTTAAAATAAAACAAATTTTTAATAAAATTTACGAATATTTAATAATTATTATTACTTTAATACTTATATTAATAATAATTATTGCAAATATATTCATAGTCGGGCCATCAGAAGAAGCAATTGTACTTCGTCTTGGCAAGCTTAACAGAACTCTTGATTCAGGAATACATGTTAAGATTCCATTAATTGAAGAAAAATTTATAGTACCCGTAAAAATAGTCCAAGAAATTAAATTTGGATTTATAATATCTCCAAACGATATTAGAGAAAGCGACAGTGCGCGCGATGAAAGCATGATTATTACTGGAGATTTAAACATCATAAACATTGAATGGTTAGTACAATACAAAATAAGAGATCCTTATTCATTTAAATTTAAAGTAGAAGACCCCGAGACAACAATTAAAGATATTGCAAAGTCGTCAATGAATAGATTAATTGGAGACAATACCATTTTTGAAATAATAAATGACAACAGAGTAGGAGTAACAGAAGGTGTAAAATCTTCCATGAATGAAATAATAAATAATTACAATCTCGGTATTGATGTGGTGCAAGTACAAATTAGAAATGCCCTACCCCCAAAAGGGAAAGTTTACGAGGCCTTTGAAGATGTAAACATTGCTATTCAAGACAAAAATAAATACATAAACGAAGGAAAAAAAGAATTTAATCAAATAGTTCCCAAAATTAAAGGTGAAGCATTAAAAGTTATTGAAGAAGCCAGGGGATACAAAGAAAGCAGAATAAACAATGCATTAGCAGACACAGAAATTTTTAATGCCATACTAAACGCTTACTTAAAAAATCCCGAAATTACAAAAGAAAGGCTTTACAATGAAACCATGAAAGAAATACTTGAAAATAAAGATAATATTGAATTAATTGATAAAAACTTAAAAAATTTTCTACCATTTAAAGAGGTAAAATAA